The genomic segment GCCCCTGCTGCGCCGCTGCGCGTCGCCAGTTCGGCGCGCAGCGGTGCCAGCAAATCCAGAAACGACATCACCAGGCGCGACTTCATGCGCTCGCGCAGACAGATCACATGGGCATGGCTGTAAGCATTGAAATCAGCGATATCGAGCGGTCGCAGCCGTGCGTCGGGGATGTAGGCGATGTCACTGACCACGCCCAACCCGATGCCGCAGGCCACCGCTTCGCGCACCGATTCACGACTGCCGATTTCCATCACCGGCTTGATGCGGATGCCCGCTTCGCGCAAGCGGGCATTGAAGATTTTCTGCGTCGTCGAGCCGGATTCGCGCACCACCATGGCCTGGCCTTCCAGATCGGCAAAGCGCAGCGCGCGGCCCACCAGCGGGTGATCGCGATGCGCAAATACGCGCAGCGCCTGGCGGCGAAACGGAATGCTTTCGACACGCTCATCCTGCACGTCGTGTACCAGCACGCCGATGTCGACGTGGTAATCGAGGATGCGCTCGACCACCTGCGAGGAGTCGCCGACGCTCAGGGTTACGAAGATGCCGGGATAGCGGTTCTGGAACGCAGCCAGCATGCGCATCACGTTGTACGGTCCCACCGCGCCAATGCGCAGATGACCGCGCTGCACCCCGTGCGCGTCGCTCAGCAGTTCCCGGGCCTCGTCCTCCAACTCGAAAAGCCGGTTGGTCATGACCAGCAGCGTCTCGGCGAACTCGGTCAGCACCAGCCGGCGGCCCACCTGCACGAACAACTGCACGCCAAACTGCTTTTCCAGCGCGCTGACGTGCGACGACACCGTGG from the Polycyclovorans algicola TG408 genome contains:
- a CDS encoding LysR substrate-binding domain-containing protein, which encodes MRFLTGLRAFHYTARCGGSTAAAQAMGVSQPTVSSHVSALEKQFGVQLFVQVGRRLVLTEFAETLLVMTNRLFELEDEARELLSDAHGVQRGHLRIGAVGPYNVMRMLAAFQNRYPGIFVTLSVGDSSQVVERILDYHVDIGVLVHDVQDERVESIPFRRQALRVFAHRDHPLVGRALRFADLEGQAMVVRESGSTTQKIFNARLREAGIRIKPVMEIGSRESVREAVACGIGLGVVSDIAYIPDARLRPLDIADFNAYSHAHVICLRERMKSRLVMSFLDLLAPLRAELATRSGAAGAADD